gcaactgtacaaccgtcttgcagacacagaaggaggcgatgcagaggagagaaacccaggtgagggctggggttttttattctgtcattatttaagtgctttttaacgaaggagggagggaaggagggaaggaaggagggaaggaaggaaggagggagggaaggaaggaaggagggaaggaaggaaggagggagggagggagggaaggaaggaaggactgtatgctttcattcaagtcacttctctctccgtttcctgtcattctctgtagatgaaggtgctggtgactctgaagacccccagccatcaacatcttctgcttcttcaacggcgctatggcctgaagagtgtgtcattgcatggagaagctgcctcagcagatacaggtgcagccgaaaacttcgtccagcgcacgtttaaagacctaattgcagaagggggctaccttccagaacaggtgttcaacatggacgaaacaggcctgttctggaagaggatgccttcacggactttcttgatgcaagatgaagccaaagcccctggctttaaggccatgaaagatagagtgactttgatcatgtgtgggaatgcagcaggctttttgatgaagccagggctaatttataagtcacgaaatccaagagccctcaagaacagaaataagaatgcattgccagtgtactggatgcataatcctaaagcatggattacaaaacccctcacgcaggactggtttcatcagtgcttcatcccacaggtgcaggtttatttggctgccaaatgactcaatttcaaagtgcttctcctaatggacaatgctggaggccatgatgacctggcacatgaacatgatggggtgcaagttgaattcttgccatcaaacaccacatcgcttatccagccgatggatcaaggtgttatccgcgcatttaaggcactgtacacgcgcaattctcttggaagcatcgtggaagcaatggatgctgatgaaaacttcacattgaaggcctactggcgtcagtacacaattgcatcttgtctgaagaacattcagaatgccttaatggatatgaagtcacagacaatgaatgcctgctggaggaaatagtggccagaagtggtgcatgattacaagggatttgctcccgaagaaattcaagatgctgcagtccagaactctgtgaagctggcacaggcactgggtggagaaggcttcgttgacatgacaccagaggaagtcaatggtttgcttgatgagcatggcctaccgctgacagacaaagatctggaggagctgaccaggtcagcgagtgaagaagaggaggaagcggaagctgaacaagctgaggaagaagaagatgttggcctaacgcttgagcggcttgcagaactgaacagagctgctgcaaatgtacaacacatggtggaactttgggatcccaacatgactcgctctatacaatttaaggcctcccttgacaacacctttgcaccatacagagccatgttagctcagaaaaagaaaatgcgccaacaactgcccataactatgtttgtcacaaaacccaagaggtctgtcacaccatcacctgcagcgtccattgtagacatggtgatagaagaagatcccgatttatcctagttatgctaacctccccaaaaaaatgtaaaaatgtaaataaatattgttattatttctatcaggatgactaagtgtgttattcaatgtgtacagtacaggtacaggtagaggtacagtacagtaattaaggggatgggaaatggtaatttgtgggttgaaagtgttgggactgagtggcatacagaagaatgaatgaatgactgagtgaatgaaattcaaacacaggtgagggctgggtttttttattctgtcattgtttaagtgctttttacgaaaggaaggaaggagggaaggagggagggaaggagagaagggaaggaaggagggaaggagagaatggaaggagggagggagggaaggagggaatgagagaagggaaggaaggagggaaggagggagggaaggagggagggagggagggaaggagggagggagggaaggagagaagggaaggaaggagggcaggagggagggatggaaggaaggaggcgggcattctaaaagccgagaagccgttgcaacaagcgctgctgaaggaggactcgtgccccaagaaagccggtgagtggggcgaatcgggcgggcggggggtagcagcgaggagcccggaggcgctgcggggggtggccggcatgaaaaacaaccattgccagcctccgaactttcgtcgctccaccatctgcgcatgcacggccatggaaaaagggcgcgcatgcacagatggtgtttttacttccgcaccgctatatcgcgaaaaatcgattatcgcgaggggtcttggaacggaaccctcgcgatactcgagggatcactgtatatataatgcacatttatatatttaaaaaatacccACCTTTTGTTTCATAGAAGCTCCACTTTTTTCATCAGCTATTCTTTCTTTAGAACTTCTTAGTGAAGGTTGAGAGAACGGAGGATGTAATTTTGAATAAGGAGCTACTGTGGGGATTTGTACAAGCCCAGAGCCATCTCTTTTCATATCAGAAGTTCCTTTGGCTGTGGAAACTGTCTCAAAAAAATTGGGCCGTGTTGGATTTGGTGTCACCGTTAGTGGGACACGCCCATGCATATCTGTAAGCCCAGGGTCAGTCTGCTGAGCGTACATGGGGCAGCCTGAAGCTGCATAGGCCACGCGTTGTCCATACGGATCATAGCCAGGAGGGGGCATTGTGGGAGGAGGATAGTTTTGTGGATTATCTCGTCGTACCATTTTGCTCATATTGTGCTCAGATTCTGTAACAGGGGAGATCACTTTAGATAATGGATAAGAAGCCGTGGGTGAAATAGAATGCTTCTGATTTGATTCTGGAGAATAAATTTTACTGCGATTACGACTCTTCTCCCACATTTCTGGTTTAGAAGAAGCTCCTGAATAACGATCAGGTGAACGAGATGACTTTTTTCCATGAAGACGTTCCAGAGTATGAGCTGCAAGTTTACCTATTTCGGCCACCCCAATGTCAAGACCAATTGTCTTAAGGAAATTATAAATCTTCTCATACTGTGGTCCGGATTCATCCATTGATTCTGGTTTTACAGACGAAGGAAGTGGAAAACCTACTTTTTGGCTTACAGATTCCTTTCCATCACTCAGTCGTAGTTTTTGAGTAGATGGAGAGCTGGTATTACAATCATTGTCATCACGAATACGTGAAAAGCCACTTCCATCCTGGCTGCCTTGAGTTTCCTTACTGGTAGACTCTGCATCTGCACCTTTGTTGAATTGTTTGAGGAAATTGTCTACCTCCAATGAGATGAGGGCAAGTCTACTATGCTCGGGCAAAGAAGAATGATTTGAAAGAAGTGGGGGCTCTTTAATAGAGGAAGAACTGCTAGAAAAGTCTTCaggctgaaaaagaaataaatcataATTTGTTACTGCATTCCATAATTAATGTAATCAAATAGTCCATTTCATAAGACAACATCTTCATATAGTTGGATTATAATCAATAGTTTAAAACCCAAACAGgaaattataaaaataagaaaatgagaCTGAAAAACCCATAGCAGTAATGGCAGGGGTGCAATTCGGCAGATTTGAacaggttctatagaattggtGGCAGCAAttatgtgcagtttggagaattaGTAAATAACACTACTGATTGGCCTGGCCTCACCCAGCCCGCCCCCCTCACTCATTCTCAGGGGAATGGGGAAGAAAACTTCCAAGAAATTAACCATTCGCAAGATATCTAACGTGGAGTCATGAAAGGGAATCAAACTGATTAACCTATAACAAATTATGACACATTGAgatatacagtgttacctctacctacgaacttaatttgttccgtcacAGGTTCTTAACCAGAAAACTTtggaagaagcagcaatttttcccataggaatcaatgtaaaagcaaataatgtgcgcggttggggaaaccacaggcaggGCGGAGGCCCTATTTCCCCCCAGGAgcttcctagaggggccccactgAGACTTCTCTCcgcttttttcagccctgtttcctcacacgagattcctagggaggccccaccgagacttctctccgcctttttcagccctgtttcctcgcaggagattcctagggaggacccatttaaatcaactcgattaaaatcataatttttaaagaggtatttctttcatttcttttctgaAGCACCTCCTCTGACCCGCTGTTGACTCAATGACAGTCCccatattgcagaatatacagcctcgTGCTATATAACTAATTATTCATATAcagtatcttaaatagaaaactatctttagatagatttttactctaaaaatattttattaaaataaatttgataaaaataaaaaatctgatttaaattttaaaaaatctgatttaaataaaacatctatttttttatttttttaaaaatcaatttttatccaccctgctGAGATCTGTTTTCCAACAGCATTGGATTACTGCTTTGTGTCATTTTAAGAGTCTATTGAGTTGCAATATTTCTGTCTCAACCATATCCATATAGGTGTCTGTatgtgactttatttatttatttatttatttatttatttatttattgcatttatatgccgcccctctctgaagactttggCTTAGGAGTGTCAGTGTGTTGCTGTTTTGAGGGGGTCATTAGGAAAGCAGTAGGCTCATCTGTATTCTCTACtggtggcttatttatttatttatttatttattacttatttagatttgtatgccgcccctctccgcggactgcTTCCAAGCAGAAGCATGCACATGGTCTTCGGTTTCCCAAGACACTGCAAACTGAATATTGAAATGTCTTCCTTTGGTAAATGTATCTTTCAGAGGATAACTTTTCACAGGATacgtttgaagagtgttcggaaacttcaaaacATGCAAAATGTAGCTGTGCAAGCGGTCATGGGTCCTCCTAGATATATACCCATGTCTCTCTAACACTCCGGGGACTGCACTAGTTGCCGATttggtttctgggcacaattcaaagtgttggtaatgatctacaaagccctacatgacattggaccagattacttacgggaccgccttctgccacataaatcccagcggccggttagatcccacagatttggccttccaGGTCCCCTCaagcagacaatgtcatttggcggggcctaagggaagagtcttctctgtgggggaccccaccctctggaatcagctccccccagagattcgtactgcccccaccctccttgtcttccgcaagagtttttaagactcatctatgtcgccaggcctggggcaattaaatCTGCCGGCCCTGATTAATAATTGTGGTACATGGTGTGATTGTATCGTTTGATTGAGTAatacatagggtttttagctatagttttttaaaaatgtattagatttgtactgtatgctgtgtttttatatttactctgtgagctgccccgagttttcaaaggagggcagcatacaaatctaataaataataatagtaataataatgataatgataataataataataatgataataataatagtttgtgTCTGCTTGCATTCTGCATGCTCCTGCAGTGAAATTATTTTGGTATGTCCCTTGATTGATtaattgccgcccctctccgaggactcagggcggctcacagcatatataaaaacatagtaatacatctaatccaattaatataattaaaaactctaaaaatccttaaaataatttaaaacattcataatCATATAGGCTGCCTTTCTTCACTGTCTGAAATGTAATACTGGATTTACTGTGAAGGTGCATTTTCCTTGAAGAGATGAGAGCCCTCAAAATTACTACTTTTGAAAACAGATATGGCATCAGAAGTTTGACAGTTCCAGTGTTGCTGTAGCTGGAAGGATTGCTGAGGGTGAAAAAATTTCGGAGGGGGGGACGACTAACAGTGGTTGCTCCTTCTGTCATTATTGTAGTGATTAGAAAGGGCTTACCTTGCCAAAACAAACAGGATAGAGGAAGAGTAAAATAGGAAGCAGTAGAATCCTTGTCAAACCTTTGGGAAAATGCATTTTTTGTAAGAATCAAAAAGTTTGATTCTTAGAGTAATTGAAAAGACCAATCCACTATTCAATCCATTTAGGAAATGACTTAACACACAAATGATGAGGGGGGTTTGTTATAAGCCGCCCAGAATCCTTCAAGAGTTTGGtggcatattaattaattaatttgataaaTCTATTAATATATATACTTCTATCATCATGTTAAAAATGTTTTCTGTTTAGCAAATGTGCATCTTTAAACATATGTTTGGAGAGTATGAGTGGCAAGAGATCTCACTTTTCATGTTGCAGGAGTTCAGTAAAAATTTGCATGGGTATTTTTCCCCATTCAACCTTTTTGTAAACAAGGAGTCTTAAAAGCTCACCTATTTTTTCTGTGAATTTTGTAAGGCTAACAAAGGCATTTCCCCAATATCCCCAAGCATACTGAAACTGAACATGTAGccattaaaaatattatattctttaattttaaaattaagttcaCTGTGTATCACTAACTTTAAAAATGCTTCTCTAGGATGACCATAGTTGCTTAAAGATTTACAGACTGGTGCCCTGAATTTTAAAACAAGTAAAGTCCTCATTTAGATCAAATGAAATCAAGCTGATACTTCAATGGCATTTGAGAGAAATATATCCAAAAACTAACACAGCTGAAATTAAGCATTAAAGATATTTGTAAAAAATTAGAACTAATAGTAACAAAAATGGAGTGGAGTGGTTTCAAACCTGTACAGAATGATGATCATCCACATGTTTCTTCAAAACAGATGTTTGGGACATTGCTGGTGCCTCATCAGGTCTATAAAGGTACTGAGGTTCAGACGATTCCCTTTGATTAGTTGAACCAGTCATCACATAGGTATTGCCAGACAGTTCCCCACTCAGGTTTCTGTtcatttcctcttcttttcttttccttctaacACTTTCAAGTTCACGAAAATCTTCGTTGAGATACGTTGGACTTGGACTTCTACTAAAACTTCGTTCATGGTACTTTTGTGTTCCTGACAAGAAACCCTGTGGTTCCATGTTCATATGAAGTAATCTGTCATTTCCGTCATATCGAGGTCGTTTTGGCTCCCGCCCTCTATCATCCAATGCATAAAAGGATCTTCTATGTAGTTCACCTTCCCTATCATTTTCTCTTGGTTTATCCTCATAGTTCATGCTATAGTCTGATTGATGGAGAAAAGCATCCCTATTGTGATAGTCCTCATCATGTCTCCTATTGAAAGGACCAGCCTGATTTTCCTGATGAGAAGGATATCTCTCAAGGCTCTGATGACGTAAAAGGCTTCTGCTACATATTGGTCCATCAGCCAAATCATCCCTGATTAGAAAGATACACAAATTATAACTTCATTCACAAATTTGAATAGTGTTAGTTGAACAGAAATATTGAAAAGCAATCTGATTACGTAtaatcattatttttcctttcaaccTAAATGCAGTCATTTCCAAAGGTTTTATAACTTTTGCAACAGGTTCATTTCCTGTCACAAACCAAGGTATTTTGTTAtcaattaaccctgctgttctgttcgaaaacacaccctagaaacatagaagactgacggcagaaaaagacctcatggtccatctagtctgcccttatactatttcctgtatttttatcttaggatggataaatgtttatcccaggcatgtttaaattcagttactgtggatttaccaaccgtgtctgctggaagtttgttccaaggatctactactctttcagtaaaataatattttctcatgttgcttttgatctttcccccaactaacttcagattgtgtccccttgttcttgagttcactttcctattaaaaacacttccctcctgaaccttatttaaccctttaacat
This genomic window from Erythrolamprus reginae isolate rEryReg1 chromosome 1, rEryReg1.hap1, whole genome shotgun sequence contains:
- the LOC139157421 gene encoding zinc finger protein 318-like isoform X5, which translates into the protein MYRPGFRPLEHDFFPPDQDFFPPNHDFFPPDHDFFPPDQRDHHFRPPSWPVRGFYPPDHRVNSWPEPPPFPFPVCTGPPPLVVRLSPPRRHSPSPPPPPLAPRLSPPRRSPSPRLSSERCFPSQYICSPEGHAHSPGWNSGSPGWRSRSRHPESSVDQNLRISLSDMDRDDLADGPICSRSLLRHQSLERYPSHQENQAGPFNRRHDEDYHNRDAFLHQSDYSMNYEDKPRENDREGELHRRSFYALDDRGREPKRPRYDGNDRLLHMNMEPQGFLSGTQKYHERSFSRSPSPTYLNEDFRELESVRRKRKEEEMNRNLSGELSGNTYVMTGSTNQRESSEPQYLYRPDEAPAMSQTSVLKKHVDDHHSVQPEDFSSSSSSIKEPPLLSNHSSLPEHSRLALISLEVDNFLKQFNKGADAESTSKETQGSQDGSGFSRIRDDNDCNTSSPSTQKLRLSDGKESVSQKVGFPLPSSVKPESMDESGPQYEKIYNFLKTIGLDIGVAEIGKLAAHTLERLHGKKSSRSPDRYSGASSKPEMWEKSRNRSKIYSPESNQKHSISPTASYPLSKVISPVTESEHNMSKMVRRDNPQNYPPPTMPPPGYDPYGQRVAYAASGCPMYAQQTDPGLTDMHGRVPLTVTPNPTRPNFFETVSTAKGTSDMKRDGSGLVQIPTVAPYSKLHPPFSQPSLRSSKERIADEKSGASMKQKVIEEIEKLKAEQETWQKTLHDLSAQLNRLSEPGGELLRKKQKVKDGHKDPLRIKVNQLQDNIAKEIVQLKMNADASEKKQSELDKTLDPYNRPLPAKTQNEAKKKVTKQIDKIPVPAKGCLASEKPLVLICGHSTPFWAGRRAANSEFGTQLKLSQWADVEWLGQKDMRWEGLMPLLFNSSCVKVVPRWLVIHLGGNDLGPMTGLELWHQARDDLQLIKERWPDTQLVWSDIIQRKAWGSVVYSAGLDRSRKRVNKEIEKAVLKLGGQVIHHPNICISKQGLYKDDGVCLTDEGNNIFLSDLQRCLQQLVQPGGSQGV
- the LOC139157421 gene encoding zinc finger protein 318-like isoform X6 → MYRPGFRPLEHDFFPPDQDFFPPNHDFFPPDHDFFPPDQRDHHFRPPSWPVRGFYPPDHRVNSWPEPPPFPFPVCTGPPPLVVRLSPPRRHSPSPPPPPLAPRLSPPRRSPSPRLSSERCFPSQYICSPEGHAHSPGWNSGSPGWRSRSRHPESSVDQNLRISLSDMDRDDLADGPICSRSLLRHQSLERYPSHQENQAGPFNRRHDEDYHNRDAFLHQSDYSMNYEDKPRENDREGELHRRSFYALDDRGREPKRPRYDGNDRLLHMNMEPQGFLSGTQKYHERSFSRSPSPTYLNEDFRELESVRRKRKEEEMNRNLSGELSGNTYVMTGSTNQRESSEPQYLYRPDEAPAMSQTSVLKKHVDDHHSVQPEDFSSSSSSIKEPPLLSNHSSLPEHSRLALISLEVDNFLKQFNKGADAESTSKETQGSQDGSGFSRIRDDNDCNTSSPSTQKLRLSDGKESVSQKVGFPLPSSVKPESMDESGPQYEKIYNFLKTIGLDIGVAEIGKLAAHTLERLHGKKSSRSPDRYSGASSKPEMWEKSRNRSKIYSPESNQKHSISPTASYPLSKVISPVTESEHNMSKMVRRDNPQNYPPPTMPPPGYDPYGQRVAYAASGCPMYAQQTDPGLTDMHGRVPLTVTPNPTRPNFFETVSTAKGTSDMKRDGSGLVQIPTVAPYSKLHPPFSQPSLRSSKERIADEKSGASMKQKVIEEIEKLKAEQETWQKTLHDLSAQLNRLSEPGDPLRIKVNQLQDNIAKEIVQLKMNADASEKKQSELDKTLDPYNRPLPAKTQNEAKKKVTKQIDKIPVPAKGCLASEKPLVLICGHSTPFWAGRRAANSEFGTQLKLSQWADVEWLGQKDMRWEGLMPLLFNSSCVKVVPRWLVIHLGGNDLGPMTGLELWHQARDDLQLIKERWPDTQLVWSDIIQRKAWGSVVYSAGLDRSRKRVNKEIEKAVLKLGGQVIHHPNICISKQGLYKDDGVCLTDEGNNIFLSDLQRCLQQLVQPGGSQGV